TGGCGACGGTCTCCATCGCCGCGGCCGCTTCGGCGTTTATCACCGCTGCGCCGTTCACGCCGGTCCTGGCGTCCCGCCGAATCCCGATCCGGCCGGGACTGTCGGGAATCTTCCCGGGCCGCCCCGGTCAACTCCTCGATTTCCCCGGAGGCGAGCTGCTCTCCGGTGACCTTGATTTTTTTGCCGTCTCCGGTGCCGAGCAGAACTTCCCGGGAGAGGACATTGACATCCAGAACCTGAACCTTGCAGCCGCAGACCTCGATCTTTTTCCCGCATTTCGGCAGCCCCTTGCGCAACTTGCAGTAGGTTTCAAATTCGTAGCTGAGACAGCAGAGCAGACGGCCGCACTGGCCCGATATCTTGTTCGGATTCAGCGCCAGCCCCTGTTCCTTGGCCATCTTGACCGAGACCGGGGTGAAGTCGGTTAAAAAGGTGCAGCAACAGAGTTCCCTGCCGCAGACGCCAAGGCCGCCGACCAGTTTGGCTTCATCACGAACGCCGATCTGGCGCATTTCAATCCGGGTATGAAAGTGGTGTGCCAGATCCTTGACCAGTTCGCGAAAATCGACCCGCCCGTCGGCGGTGAAAAAGAAAATAATCTTGGATCCGTCAAACAGGTATTCCGCCTTGACCAGCTTCATTTCCATGCGCCGTTGAATGATACGCTGCTGGCAGAATTTGAGCGCTTCCTGTTCGCGGGTGGAATTGACCGCGGCCAGTTTGAGATCCTCCTCGGTCGCCAGGCGAACCACGCTTTTCAACTCTCGGGGACAGTCATCTTCGCTCCGCTCTTCGACCGGCGTCACCACTGTTCCCAGGGCGCGCCCGCGGTCTGTTTCGACAACCACCCGCTGACCGACTTCGAGGTCGAAATCCTGGGCGTTGAAATGGTAGCGTTTTCCGGCGTCGCGGAATTTTATCGTTACGATATGCATACGTCGTTTGTCTTCCATTGAATGTTGATGCTTTCGCAGAAGAAGGGCATCAATGTGGCCATGTGGTCAGGCCGGCGCCAGTCGCTGCAGCAGAACTTCCATCGCCAGTTGCCGGTTCACATTGCGTTCCAGCTGGAGACGCGTTGCCGCCAGGGCGTCCAGCTTCAACAGCAGGCTTTCTTCCGTTTCCAGCCGGGCGACACGTTCAATTTTTTCACGCAGGTCAAGGTTGACCCACTCGTTTTCCGGACGGCCATGTTTGTGCAGCAGCAGATCCCGGAAAAAAGTTTGAAAGATCCCCAGTATTTCCTGCAGCTGTTCCTTCTGGCCGGCCAGTTTCTCCGCGAATTCGAAACGCGGCAGGATCGAGCCGCCGGTGAGTGCCGTCAACTCACGCAGCAGTTCCCGGCGCTGTTCCAGGTAGAGTCGGCGATCTTTGCCGAAAGCTTTTTTAAAGCTTCCTTCGGCCAGGGCGGAGAGGACATGGCTTTCCGCGTCCCCGATACCGAGCTGCTGCTGCAGAACCTGTTGCAGCACGTCCCGTTGCAGACGCCTGAAGGGCAGCCGCTGGCAGCGGGACCGGATGGTGCTGAGCAGGCGGTCCGGGTGGGCCGACAGCAGGATGATCAGCGCGTCTCCGGGAGGCTCTTCCAGAGTTTTGAGCAACGCGTTGCCGGCTGCCGGGTTGAGATACTCGGCGCCGTTGATCAGGCAGATTTTCTTCTTCGCCTCCAGCGGCCGCAGCGACAGGCTGCGCTGCAGCTCGCGTATCTGGTCTATTTTGATGCTGGTCCCTTCAACCTCGAGCAGATGCAGGTCCGGATGGTTGTGATGGTCGACCTTGCGGCAGGCGACGCAATCCCCGCATCCGGTTCCCCGGCTGCAGAAGACGGCCCTGGCCACGCCCAGCGCCATCAGGCGTTTGCCGATACCTTCCGGTCCTTCAAACAGGTAGGCATGGGCCAGTCGGTCGGATGCCAGCGCCCGGCGCAGGATCTCCTTCTGGCTCTGATGACCAAGAATCTGTTCAAAAGTCATGGTCGATCAGGGGCCGGCAGCGGCAATCGCCGGTTGAGGGCTTGTCGCAATCTCATTTGAACTTCCTCGATGCTGCCACGGGCATCAATAACCGATATCGATTTATCTTCGGCGGCGAGTTGAAGATAACCATCGCGAACCCGGTTGTGAAAATCCTCATCCTCGGCTTCGAAACGTCCCTCGTTTTCTCCCTTGTTCACCCGGTTTCGCTGCCGGGCCCGGGCGACGCCGGCGGTTGTCGGGTAGTCGAGCAACAGGGTGAGATCAGGGCGCGCAGTCCCCACGGCCAGCTTGTTCATGGTCCTGATCAGGTCGAGGTCAAGCCCTCGGCCGTAGCCCTGATAGGCCAGGGTGGCCGCGGTATAGCGGTCACAGATGACGATCTGACCCCGGGCCAGGGCGGGGCGGATGACCTCGGCTACGTGCTGGGCGCGGGCCGCCGCGTAGAGCAGCAGTTCCGCGTCGGCCGCCATCCCCTGATGGGCGGGATCAAGCAGGATGGCCCGTATCCGGTCGGCGATGAGACAGCCTCCCGGTTCACGGGTTCTGAGGACCTCGTAGCCGTTTGATTCCAGCCAGATGGACAGCAGTTCGGCCTGCGTGGTTTTGCCGGAGCCTTCGACCCCTTCGAGTGTGATGAAAAACGCCATGAATTCACTTGATTGAGGTATGACTCCTGAAAGAGAAGCATTATAGAGAACCGCTCCTGAAAGAATCAAGAGATTTAACCCAAATCCACCGGCTGTTTTGCGGAGCGAGGGTGACGGGACGGGTGAATCCCGAAATTGCTGGTGGATTTGGGTTTCACCCGGGGTGATTGCTTCGAGAAGGCAAAACAGCTATACTTCAGCCCGTTTTGACCGCCAATCCACCAACTATTGGAACCCTTTTATGGATACCCTGCAGCAACGACTCGGACACCGGTTTGTCGATCAGGCCCTTCTCAGCCAGGCTTTGACGCACAAGTCCTATGCCAACGAGCACCGTCCCGAAGAGGCGCAGGACAACGAGCGGCTTGAGTTTCTCGGTGACGCGGTTCTCGACCTGGTGGTCAGTGAAGCACTGCACAGCCGACAGCCGCTTCTCAGCGAAGGGGAGATGACCAGGATTCGTGCCGAGGTGGTCAGTGAAAAAGGACTCAGTTTCCTGGCGCGCGACCTGGGTGTCGGCAAGCGGTTGCGGTTGGGCCGGGGGGAGGAGTTGACCGGCGGTCGGGACAAGGACAGCCTGTTGGCCGACGCGACCGAGGCCTTGTTTGGAGCGGTCTTCTGCGACGGCGGATTCGACGCGGCACGGAAGGTGATTCTCGGGTTGCTGGAGCAGTTGATCACGCGCGCCGTCGACACCAAGTCAGGTCTGGACGCCAAAACCCGCCTGCAGGAAATTCTGCAGGCGCGCCATGGCCAGTTGCCGAGTTATGTTCTGGCCGGCAGTGAAGGGCCTGACCATGACCGCAGTTATCTGGTTGAAGTCCGGTTTCAGGGGGAAACGATCGCCGCCGGACGCGGCCGAACCAAGAAACAGGCGGAACAGCAGGCCGCCGCCAGAGCTCTGCGGCAGCTGGAGTCGTGAAGTGCCGGTCGATTTACCCGATTTTCCTGTCCCGTTATGGCTGTCGCAGCCGGTGCGTCTATTGCCGGCAGGAAATACATTCTGACGGCGACCGGTCCTGGAGCCCGGAGCAGGTTCAGCAGACGCTGGCGACCTGGCTGCCGGAACGCGGAGCCGGCGAGATCGCTTATTACGGCGGCAGTTTCAGCCTGTTGCCGTTATCCCTGCAGCGGGCGTACCTGGATGTTGCCGGTGTCTTTGTCGCAGCCGGCCGCGTCCGGGGGATCAGGATTTCAACGCACCCCGCAGGGCTGGGCGACGCGCAGCTTGAAATCCTGCACGGCCGGCCGGTCAGTTGCGTGGAGGTCGGCTGCCAGAGTTTCTCCGACCGGGTTCTTGAACGGGCCGGTCGGGGGCATGACGCGGCCGATATCCGGGCCGGGGTGGCGCGCCTGCATTCCCTGAAGGTCAGGATCGGTCTGCAGTTGATGCCCGGGTTGCCGGGCGGGGACCGGGCCGAGGCGCTGGCATCCCTGCGTCAGGCCCTGCAGTTGCGGCCCGACTTTATCCGCATCTACCCGACCGTCGTGCTGCCCGGAACGCCGCTGGAGGAGATGCTGCTCCGTGGCCGTTACCGGGCCTGGAGTCTGGATGAGGCGGTTGAAACCTGTGCTGACATGCTGCTGACCTGTCTGCGGGCCGGGATTCCGGTCATTCGTATCGGCCTGCCGCCGCTGGACGTGCCGGCTGTTGCCGGGCCCCGGCATCCGGCCCTGGGGCAATTGGTCATCTGTCGCCTGTGGCGCCGTGCGCTGGCCGCCGCCCTGGAACAAAAAAATGGTACTATCCAGGTGTCACCCGTCAGCCTGAGTGATGTCCTCGGTCACCGCAGGTCGAATCTCCGTTTTCTGCAGGAGAGATTCGGCCCCCTGGCTGTCAGGACATCCAGGACCCTGGACCGGCATTCTTTTCTGGTCGGTTCCGAACTCTTTTCCTGGCCCGAGATGGCTGCGGCGGGTTCCCATAGTGAGGCATATTATGCAGCATGAAGTTCATCGCGGCGGTTACGTCGCCCTGGTGGGGCGTCCCAATGTCGGCAAATCGACCCTGCTCAACCGTATTCTCGGGCAGAAGATCGCCATCACCTCGCCCAAACCCCAGACCACCCGCAACCGGATTCTCGGCATCCTGCATCGTCCTGATGCCCAGGTGATGTTTCTCGATACGCCCGGCATTCACCATGCGGCCGGCAACAAGCTCAACCGTTACATGGTCAGCCAGGCGCACGGCGCCATGAATGATGTTGACTGCATCATGCTGCTGGTTGAAGCGGACCGCCCGGTGACGGCGGCCGAAGAGTCCGTTATTCGTTCCATCTCCCAGTCCGGTCGTCCGGCACTGCTGGTGATCAACAAGATCGACCGGGTCGCGCCGCCGGCCCTGCTCGACCTGATCCGGCGCTACAGCGAATTGCACGATTTTCTTGAAATCGTGCCGGTGTCGGCTCTCAAGGGAGATGGTATCGAACAACTGCTTGACGCTCTGCTGCCCCATCTTCCGGAAGGTCCGCCGCTCTATCCCGAAGAGATGGTGACCGACCAGCCGGAACGATTCATCGTTGCCGAGATGATTCGCGAGCAGGTGCTGAAAAAACTGCAGAAGGAAATCCCCTACGGGACCGCGGTGCAGATTGAACTGTTCGAAGATCAGCCGGAGCGGGATCTGGTGGAGATCCATGCCGTCATTCACGTTGAACGGGAACCGCACAAACGTATTCTGGTCGGCAAGGGGGGCAGCATGATCCGTTCCATCGGACAGGCCGCCCGGTTCGACATCGAGCGCCTGCTCGACACCAGGGTGTTTCTCAAACTCTTTGTCCGCGTCGATCGCGACTGGACCCGGTCCGATCGCCTGTTGCGTGAATTCGGATACGAGTGACGTGATCAGCAAACTGAAAACTGTAAGCTGTAAGCTGTAAACTATATGAATTAGAGAAGTTCAGGTGTCCTGTGACACTTGGAGAAAGTTGGAGTTTCCATGTTGCCTGTGGTTGCCATTGTCGGCCGGCCCAATGTCGGTAAATCGACCCTGTTCAATCGTCTGCTCGGTCAACGCAAGGCGATTGTCGAGGATGTTCCCGGTGTGACCAGGGATCGCAATTATGCGCGGGTCGATCGTTTCGACCGTCCATTCATGCTGATTGATACCGGCGGGTTCGAGCCTGCCAGCGAAGACCGGCTGCTGACGCAGATGCGGGAACAGTCGCAGCTGGCGATCGAAGAGGCCGATATCATCCTGCTGGTTTTCGATGGTCGTGAGGGGTTGACGCCCTCCGATGAAGAGGTCGCGGCGATGCTGCGCCGGGTTGAGAAGCCGGTGCTGTTCCTGGTCAACAAGATCGATGGTGACAGCCAGGAACTGGCGCTGGGAGAATTCTACAGCCTCGGTCTGGACGACCTGCTGCCGATCTCCTCGGCCCATGGCCGTGGTGTCGGTGAGTTGATCGACCGCCTTCACCAGTTGATGCCGGAAGAGGTGCCTCCGCGGGAATCTGAGCAGGAGACACGCCTGGCGGTCATCGGTCGTCCCAATGTCGGTAAAAGTTCGCTGATCAACAGGATGCTGGGGGTGGAGAGGGTGGTTGCCAATCCAACCGCCGGTACGACACGCGACAGTGTCGACACCCCTTTTGTCTACAACCGTAAAAACTACCTGATGATCGATACCGCGGGCATCAGGCGCAAGGGCAAGGTCAGTCAGAAACTGGAAAAATTCAGTGTCGTCCAGGCGCTGAAAGCGATGGAGAGAGCCCATATCGTGCTGGTGGTGATCGACGCCGGCGAGGGGGTGACGGATCAGGACCTGACCGTTGCCGGCTATGCCGAAGAGAAGGGACGGGCGGTGCTGCTGGTGGTCAACAAGTGGGACCTGGTTGAAAAGGATCACACCACCATGGGGCAGTATATCAAGGACCTGCGCGGCAAATTCAAGTTCCTGCCCGATGCGCCGGTGGTCTTCATTTCCGCCCTGACCGGCCAGCGGGTTTCAAAAATCATGACCGAGGTTGAAAAGCTGAGCGAGGAGTTCAATCGCAAGCTCTCGACCTCCGCCATCAACAAGGTTCTGCAGGAGGCGACGGAAGCGCACCCGCCGAGCATTTTCCGCGGCAAGAGGCTGAAATTCTTTTACGCGACCCAGACCGGGGTGCGGCCCCCGACCATCACCATCTTCGTCAACCGTTCAGACGGGGTGCATTTTTCCTATCAACGCTACCTGGCCAACCAGTTCCGCCGGGCGTTGCGGCTGACCGGGTCACCGTTGCGGATCCGCTATCAGGACCGCCGCCATTGAGGTTGTTCCGAGGCCCAAATCCACCGGCAATTTCGGTATTCGGGTGTCGTCACGGATGAATCTTGCTTCGTTGCCTTTACCGGTTCGGTGCCTCGCATCTCCACCCGTCCCGTCACCCTCGGTTCGCAAAACAGCCGGTGGATTTGGGCGGGGGAAAGGACTTTACTTGTCCCCAACCCTGGGATATATTTATTTTCATTTAATTTTTCGCCTTTCTACGGGTATTCCGGGACCTTTCCCGGCCCCCTGACACCAGAGATTTATGAGTCTAGTCGGTAACCTCGAAGACCTCGGCCTGGGGGATATCCTCCAGATCGTCAGCCTCAGTCGCAAGTCCGGCGTACTGACCCTGAGCAGTCGCGGCCGCGAAGGGAAGGTCATTTTCTATAATGGCCAGGTTATTCGCGCTACCTCCAGTGTTTATCGCGAGAATCTCGGTCATCTGCTGTTGCGCAAGGAACTGGTGGATCTCGATACCCTGCGTCGGGCGCTTGAACTGCAGGCCGGTTCGACGGAGCGGGAGCGGCTCGGCACCATTCTCTCGGAACAGTTCGGGATTTCCCGTGATGCCATCGAAGAGGTGGTCAAAGAGCAGGTGGAGAAGATCGTTTACAGCTTCTTTGCCTGGACCGAGGGCGCCTTTTCCTTCGAACTCGGAGAGCAGGAAGATCCCGCCCAGGTCCATGTCAATCCCCTGCAATTCATGCTCGACCAGGGGCTCAACCCCCAATGGCTGGCCATGGAGGGCAGTCGCATCATCGATGAAAAAAGGCATCGTGGCGAAGATCCCGAAGAGACGCCGATTGAGCCGGTCACCGATCTTGAGGAACTGCTCGGCGATCTGGTCGCTGTCAAGGAACAGGCGGGCGGTGCCGAAAGTGAACTTCCGCTTGACGAAGGAGATCTGCTTCTTGCCCCGACCGGTGATGAAAAACAACCGATTCTGCTGGTTGATGATGACGACTTGACCCGTGAACTGCTCGCCGAGGCGTTGGCGGAACGGGGGCGCAATGTGCGCTCCTTCGCCGATGGTCGTGCCTTTCTCAAGGCACTGGGAGATGTTGCCGGCAGTGGCGGTCGACCGGTTCTGGTCGTGGATCTGATCATGCCGCGCATGGATGGCAGCGGCATCCTCGGCGGCCTGGAGCTGGCCGACCGGATTGCCGATATCTGTCCCGAAGCGAAGGCCTACGTGCTGACCGATCATCCCAATCAGGATGCCGAGAAAAAATTGCGTGAAAAAGGTTTCCCGGCGGTTCTCGCGAAACCGAAAAAAGATGTTCTTCGCTCCGGTGACGGGAAACGGGAACTGCAGCTTTTGGCTGACCGGATCATCGCCGGTGACGGAGCCGGGGAACCCGGCGTCGAGAGGCCGCCATCCGGAGACTATCACAATATCGGACGGGAACTGATCGCCGAGCTGGGGGATGATGCGGGACTCAGCTCTTCCAGGGGGCCTGAGTCGCCCGGACTCCATCTGCTCAAGGGCATGTTGCAGGAACTCAACAACCCGTCCCTTGGCGGCGGTATCATCCTGCTGGTACTGCGGTTTGCCAGCGAGTTGATGAACCGGGCCGTTATTTTCCTGGTCAAGGACGATATTGTCGTCGGGTTGGGCCAGTTCGGCATCGAACTCAAGAGTTCCTCCGCGGACCTGAATGTTCGCCGCATTGCCATTCCTCGTCAGGAATCGTCGGTTCTGGCGTCGGCCCTGAAAATGATGACGCCGCTCAAGGCCGAGCCCGGCGAGACCGAGTGGGATCGTTACCTGCAGGAACAGCTGGGGGGCGGTCGCCCCAAGGAAATTTTCCTTGGGCCGATCCTCAGCGAAGGCAAGGTGGTGGCCCTGCTTTATGGCGACAACCTTCCGGAAAAGACCCCCATCGGTGATACTGAATCGCTGGAAATCTTTCTTTCCCAGGCCGGTTTGGCGATGGAGAAGGCGCTGCTTGAACGACGTTTGAAACTGCAGGATGTATGAACGATGAAGTTGGCGTTGCTTGTTCCGAACCGGTGCTGATCGAGAGAGGATGCTGTGGCTGCCAAAATCCTGATTGCCGAAGATTCGCCGACCATGCGCTCGCTGATCGTTTCGACCATTGCCGCCCTCGGTGACTATGAAATCGTTGAGGCGGCCAACGGCTTTGAGGCCCTGCGGATTCTTCCTCGGGAAAAAGTCGATCTGGTCATCACCGATATCAATATGCCGGATATCAACGGTCTCGAACTGGTCAGCTTTGTCAAGAACAACCCCAATTACCAGAACACTCCGCTGTTTATTATCAGCACCGAAAGCAGTGAGCGTGACCGTGAAAAAGGCATGGCTCTCGGTGCGGATGCCTACCTGGTCAAACCCTTCTCCCCGGAAGAATTGCAGTCCCTGATCCGGCAGTATCTCCCGCAGGAGGCCTGAGGTGAGCGATCATTCCTCATCCCGGGCGATCCACGAGTTCCTCGCCGAGGCCGAAGAGATTATTGAAAATCTCAATCGTGGACTGGTTTCCATGGGAGAGCAGGTTGAGTCCGGAGAGATTGACCCGGATACGGTCAATGCCATTTTCCGTGAGGCCCATTCCATCAAGGGGCTTTCCGGGATGTTCGGCTTTGATGACATCTCCCAGCTGTCCCACCAGATGGAAAACCTGCTCGACAGCCTGCGCCTCGGCAAGTTGTCACTCTCCCGGCAGATGCTCGAGGTCCTGTTCCAGGGAGTTGAAACCCTCGCCCGGCTGGTTTCCGGCAAGGCGGACGATGACGCCTTCCAGCTCGATCTCGGCCCGGTCATGGCTCTTATCGAGAACCTCCTTGAAGGAGAGCCTGATCCTGCCGCCGATCTGCTGGACGGCATCGATCTCGACTCCTCGCTGCTCAATGTCCTGACGGAATACGAGGAACATCGCCTGCGTGAGAATCTTTCGCGGGGACGCCGCCTGCTGCTGGTCAAAGCCAACTTCAGCCTGGCCAGTTTTGACCAGGAACTCGCCGAGTTGACAGACGCCCTCAAGAAAACCGGTGAGCTTATCAGTACCCTGCCGAGTCCCGGAGATGCCGATGATCGCATCGGCTTTCAGCTGCTGGTCGGTACCGACCGGGAATTGTCCGAGGTCTCAGCGGCCATCGATCGCGATTCGGTCAAGTTTGAAGAGGTCCATCGCAAGCCGCCGTCTTCCGGCGCCCATCCGACGACAGCGAATCCGACCGTCACCAACGCGGAGGTAGAGGACGTCGCGACCGGAAGCGAGTTGACCGATCCCGTTGCCGGCGCCGATGAACAGGCCGCGTCACTGCGGTCTTTCAGCCGTACGGTCCGGGTCGATATCGAAAAACTCGACAACCTGATGAATATTGTCGGCGAACTGGTTCTTTCCAAAGGGGCCATCCAGCGCATTGCCGAAGAGATCAAGGACAAGGTCAGCAATGACCTGGCTGCCGATCTGCACAAGGCGACGCGCGGTCTTGAACGCCGCCTTGATGAACTTCAGGCCGGGGTTATGGAGGTGCGGATGGTGCCGATTTCGCAGCTCTTCGACAAGATGACCAGGATTGTCCGCCGGGTCGCCAATGAACACGGCAAGAGTGTTTCTCTTGACATCCGCGGGGCCGAAACGGAGCTTGACAAGTTGATTGTCGAGGATCTGACCGATCCCCTGATGCACATCATCCGCAATGCCATCGACCACGGGATCGAGACTCCCGAGGAGCGCAAGTCCGCGGGAAAAGAAGAAAGGGCCAGGATCTCTCTCCATGCGTCACAGAAAGGGAACCATGTTGTTATCGAAGTTCAGGATGATGGCCGGGGGATTGATCCGCAGCGGGTGAGACAAAAGGCGATCGAAAAAGGACTGATTTCGAGCGAGGTGGTGCTGAGTCGCGAGGAAGTTCATGACCTGCTTTTCATGCCCGGGTTCTCCACCCGCGATGAAGTCAGCGATCTTTCCGGACGCGGCGTCGGCATGGATGTGGTGAAAAACAATATTGCCGCGCTCTCCGGCATGATCGAGATCGACAGCGAGCCGGGGCAGGGGACCACCATGACCATCACCCTGCCGATCACGCTGGCCATCATCAAGGCGTTGATCGTGCGGGCCAGCGGTCAGACCTACGCGGTCCCGATCAACTCGGTTCTCGAGACTCTGATGCTTGATCCCGCGGTGATCGAGACCATTGAGCGCCGGGAAGTGATAGAATTGCGCAACAGCACTCTGCCGTTGCTGCGGTTGAGTGAAGCCTTTGATCTTCCTTTGAACGAACACCATGAAGAGAAGCTCTTTGTCGCCGTGGTCGGCCTGGCTGAAAAACGGTTGGGGATCGTCGTCGATGAGCTGCTCGGACAGCAGGATGTGGTCATCAAGTCCCTGGGGCGCACGCTTTCTTTTGTCAAGGGGATTGCCGGAGCCGCTGATCTCGGCAGCCAGCGGACGATTCTGGTGCTTGATGTCGGCGGCCTGATGAGTGAGGCTCTGCGCGCTGAGGTTGGTGCCCATGTATAAGGAATTTTACGGACTTGCAGAACGGCCTTTCAGCAAAACCCCCGATCCGCGCTTCCTCTACCTCAGCCGCGGACACAAGGAAGCCCTGGCGCGGCTGGTGTACGCCGTGGAAGAGAGTGACCTGGTCCTGCTGACCGGAGAAATCGGCTGCGGCAAGACCACCCTCTCCCGGGCCCTGATTGATGAACTGGAGGAAAACCGCAAGGTGATCCTGTTTATCAATCCGCGGTTGACGCCGATGGAGTTTCTCAAAACCCTGGCTCTTCGGCTGGGGGTGAAGAAGCCGTCCCGCAGCAAGTCCGATCTGCTCGATCAGATCGGTGCTGAACTCTATCGCAGCCATGAAGCCGGGCAATGTCCGGTCCTGGTGATTGATGAAGCGCAGCTGGTGCCGCATAAGGAAACCTTTGATGAAATCAGGCTGCTGACCAATTTCCAGCTGGATGACCAGAACCTGATCTGCGTCGTGTTGATGGGGCAGCCGGAATTGCGCAAGCGCCTGCTGCATCGCGCCTATGAACCGCTGCGCCAGCGCATCGGCATGCAGTACAATCTGCAGCCGCTCTGTCTGGAGGAAACGCGCGCCTATCTGCAGCACCGGCTTCAGGTTGCCGGTGGTGATCCGCAACTCTTCAGTGAAGAGGCGGTACGGGTTGTGCAAGAATTTTCGGGAGGCGTGCCGCGACGCATCAACCATGTCGCCGCCCTGGCCTTACTGGAGGGGTTCGGTCGTGAAGCCCCGCAAATCGACGGCGACGTGATGAATGCCGTGATGGACGAGTTGGCAATGGCCATTTAGCTGTCCGTGCCACGCGGGCAGGGTTGAAAGACTGTTTCTATGGACCTGGTGGAAATTCGCAGGAAAGCCGGACGCAAAAAGCAGGGGCGCAAAGATC
The genomic region above belongs to Geothermobacter hydrogeniphilus and contains:
- a CDS encoding chemotaxis protein CheA, which gives rise to MSDHSSSRAIHEFLAEAEEIIENLNRGLVSMGEQVESGEIDPDTVNAIFREAHSIKGLSGMFGFDDISQLSHQMENLLDSLRLGKLSLSRQMLEVLFQGVETLARLVSGKADDDAFQLDLGPVMALIENLLEGEPDPAADLLDGIDLDSSLLNVLTEYEEHRLRENLSRGRRLLLVKANFSLASFDQELAELTDALKKTGELISTLPSPGDADDRIGFQLLVGTDRELSEVSAAIDRDSVKFEEVHRKPPSSGAHPTTANPTVTNAEVEDVATGSELTDPVAGADEQAASLRSFSRTVRVDIEKLDNLMNIVGELVLSKGAIQRIAEEIKDKVSNDLAADLHKATRGLERRLDELQAGVMEVRMVPISQLFDKMTRIVRRVANEHGKSVSLDIRGAETELDKLIVEDLTDPLMHIIRNAIDHGIETPEERKSAGKEERARISLHASQKGNHVVIEVQDDGRGIDPQRVRQKAIEKGLISSEVVLSREEVHDLLFMPGFSTRDEVSDLSGRGVGMDVVKNNIAALSGMIEIDSEPGQGTTMTITLPITLAIIKALIVRASGQTYAVPINSVLETLMLDPAVIETIERREVIELRNSTLPLLRLSEAFDLPLNEHHEEKLFVAVVGLAEKRLGIVVDELLGQQDVVIKSLGRTLSFVKGIAGAADLGSQRTILVLDVGGLMSEALRAEVGAHV
- a CDS encoding ExeA family protein — encoded protein: MYKEFYGLAERPFSKTPDPRFLYLSRGHKEALARLVYAVEESDLVLLTGEIGCGKTTLSRALIDELEENRKVILFINPRLTPMEFLKTLALRLGVKKPSRSKSDLLDQIGAELYRSHEAGQCPVLVIDEAQLVPHKETFDEIRLLTNFQLDDQNLICVVLMGQPELRKRLLHRAYEPLRQRIGMQYNLQPLCLEETRAYLQHRLQVAGGDPQLFSEEAVRVVQEFSGGVPRRINHVAALALLEGFGREAPQIDGDVMNAVMDELAMAI